GCAACGATCCGAACTGAACGccaacattttttgtttttgagtaGCTCAGGAATTGAAGAAGTCTCGTAGTGCTGTGAACTACTTTTTAACATGTTTGTTCCTCCCATGAGGCACACTGGCCGTCTTTAACTGAAGTCAGTCTATGCACTATATACCCGACATGTCACGTCAGACGCGTTGGATTAAGTATGTCCCGTCAGCATTTCAAGCTGATATTTTGTAGATGAGCTAAGACAAGGAGCTGCTCTGCTTGTAGTCACTGTGTAGACTGGAGGTAAAACTCAAATGTACTGCCTTACCTGGTTtgccaaatttatttttatataaatgATGGACTCTTGTTAGAGGGACATGTCTATGGTAGTGAGTTTAATGTTCGTTTAGTAAATTATAAAGAAGGACTCATGAGCGTTCTCTGAAAATATTTATTGATGCCTCTCACCGACCTATACAAGCACCTACAAGTCGCACTACAAACCACACTGTATCGTCTTTATTTGTAATCTCTTAACTTCTTTGGTGCTAAAGATTTTCACCCGTCTGCCTGTCTTCATATACTTTATGACAACTGCCAAATAATCAAAATGGGAAAGGATTCAAATGACACTCGAAGCCCtcgacagtttcacaaaccggtCTCTACATTCACACATTTATGAAGTCGCTTTAAATAAACTACAGAATATAAAGGAGAACCGGTGTCAGTAGACTTACTTGGTTAAATCGCTCCCTTTGTCTCACTACTCTGAACTGTTtcagtaaaacaaagaaaaaaaaatttaaaaaaacgctGTACAATGAATGCCTTGCAGCAACATTCCTGCCTCAAATCTGGTTGTTTTACCTTGAGAACCTTTTAATTTTGGTCATTCCATGCCAACTTGGTTGGCTTGTCAATTAGCCTGTTTCAGGTGATGGATTAAAGGGGAATTAATGCGGAAGGACCAAATGGCTTCCATATTTTACAATCAAAACAGCAATCTGTTTTTCCAATCAGTCCAGGTCCAGAACTACGTCCAGACGTGGAAGCGCCTTCTGCAGTCGGCCAGCAGTCGTCTGCCTGTCTGCGATTCCAGGGAGATCACTGAGAAACAGATACTCCAGATTCCTGAAGGGGAATAATGCTTCATTTCgttaaatgaatgaaaagtTGCAGTTAGAAATACTCAAACCGCTCACAACTGACTTTCTTTGTGTACTCTGAAGACTGACCTGAGTCTGTGCAGAGCGATGACGCCCTTATCGGTCACATTTCCACACGACACCACCTCCACCATGTACAGACTCTCTTGCAGGTTGTCTATTGAGCTCAGTCTCTCCAGGCAGGTGTCTTCAATGTAGATGCACTTACAGAATTTGATCTCTTCCACATGTTTCAAACCAtctagggaaaaaaataaataaaattttacACCGAGAGAAAGCTTGTACTCATGCCTCCTTCGTGTGAAACATCATGGTCACTTGCATCACTTTTGACAAATTTGTCTGGGAAAGATacacttgatttgattttttcatgTTACAATTTAACAACCTGAACTCAACTTTAGCCTTTGATTAGACCCCTCTTCATTATGATAACTTAACATGACTTAAATTGAAGTATTTTAACATGTAATGCATGTACTGCAATTCAATCGGTTAGCAACGCTGTTAAAGGACAAATGATTATACAAACATTGATACTGATGATAAAGTACAGAAAGTTTCTAATgcaggtaaaaataaaaatattctaTTGTCCATATTTTTGATGAAATTCCTTATTCAACCGTTTAAATTTTGGAGGAAATGGAAATGAGACTGAGTCAGGTCAAAAGAAACAAGAACAGAATATTATCCACACTGTAACACTGACCCAGGTGGTCGAACCCGCTGTGCATTATGCAGGATTCGGTGGCGTCAATTGCCTGGATCTTGTATCTGTCTAGAGGCCCAGTTGGCAGTCCATTGTAGTCTCGATGCCAGCGGTCAAAACCTTGGAATCTCACTTTGGCACCACATCTCAGCAGCCACTCTGCTGCAGCTCTGTCCGGACCCACAGCTTTAATCCTCTCGTAGTCCACCCTAAGTGAAGATCAGCAAGCAGTCAAAGTACAATACATGCTGATGACATGAAATGCGACACGTTTTAGAGGAACGAGAAGAATCGATGACGAGAAAAATTTGAAGTTAAGAGAGGAAGCCGCTCATCAAGCCAGTAGTTTCAGTGCATGTGGTGATTCATCAAGTAAAATGCAACATTTGTTTGTTAATTGCTTGTTTTTCGACCTGAataatttgagttttttttctggTCTTTGAAAACTTAACGGGAGGACAaggaatttaagaaaaaaaaaaaaacacacaaaatatgcaatgaaaataacttttggtttaaataaatttttttaattggttGTAGCCTTACATTTACTATCATCTTTATTACAAAAGCCCACTCTGCTTTGACAACCAATGCATCCATTCAACTCACTTTCATGAAGGTAAAACAGTTGAATTTTTAGTTAAACTGTTTTGATCAGTTTGCTAATTTTGTTATTTAACAAAActgtatgacacagagaggtgttTCCTATCTAGGAGCCAAACCCTTCATATCAATTAAATTGGACAAAATAACAGACACACCTGTAAATATATTACATCATCAATCAGCTATAACATGGTGTGAAGAAAAACATTGATTATATTGTTGCAGTGGCACCTGGCA
This region of Odontesthes bonariensis isolate fOdoBon6 chromosome 17, fOdoBon6.hap1, whole genome shotgun sequence genomic DNA includes:
- the dmac2l gene encoding ATP synthase subunit s, mitochondrial, yielding MGLLSRTVQSIVRQREWSRRHFWGWLNAVFNKVDYERIKAVGPDRAAAEWLLRCGAKVRFQGFDRWHRDYNGLPTGPLDRYKIQAIDATESCIMHSGFDHLDGLKHVEEIKFCKCIYIEDTCLERLSSIDNLQESLYMVEVVSCGNVTDKGVIALHRLRNLEYLFLSDLPGIADRQTTAGRLQKALPRLDVVLDLD